Below is a genomic region from Rosa chinensis cultivar Old Blush chromosome 5, RchiOBHm-V2, whole genome shotgun sequence.
CTTGGAAGAAAGGATCTGTACAATTTTAATTTCCTGACAAGTCAAGCAAGCCCAAGGTGCTGTCAACATTGGGATAATATATACAAGAAACACATGAGGTTTTAGACAAAGGATTCAGTGCTTGTTTGTATTCATAGAACCTGGAAAAAGAGGAGAGTTTCTGTAATTTTGGTTCTAGCGGACTATAGCCTTAATCTTCCAGATTATCATATAAACTTACAAAGCAATAAACAGTAATCAACCATCATCTCTTTTCCTGTTAATTATAGATATACTTGTCCAAAATTGTACTTATCATTATGAGTAGATTCTCAACTTTATCTGATTCTTTCAACACTGAAAGCAATTATCATTGATACAGAATACTCCCAGAGTCCCAGTTGCCTTTCAGCAAATCTTCATTGATTTCTCTTGGGATCTTCTCTAATTTTTTAACCTTTTATAGTCACCCTGTATGGGTCTATCAAATAATTAAATTCACTGGCTATAACAGATACTAAATTGCAAAGACTTATTCCAATTATTGTTTCATAAAGACAGAAACAGAGATATGAAAACCTGTCAAGTTCCTCTATCTACAATCACAATTCTGCTACatcaatttgttttgttttcatatAAATGATAAAAAAGAATTGGTATCTATTCCTCTTTTGAGATGGAAAACTTAAAAAATCCATAATCAGGCATAATTATCAAAAAGAAATTATGAAAAGATAACAAAAATGAGTGATATGGCAATTAAGTCTCATTATGAACTCTTACATGCATAGATCAACAAGGAGAATTCGACTTTTTCCTGTTCTTTCTGCACCATCTTTTCTTCTAACCAAAGTCTGCTATCCATTCCACTTCTTGTTCTGAACATGAAAACCGCATATCTTGATGAAGGGTTGTTGAAGAACCAGTCATGAACATCCCACATCAGATCAACCAGCAACCCATCAACAAAAATCGTCTGGTTTCCTCTAAAATTCCACTGCAGCCTCTTTACTCGAATCACCGTCTTCGTATCAATTGAAACAGACAATACTGGATGCTTCAAGCCTTCATTTTCTCCACTACATCTGATCACAATGTTATGTGAAATTCCAGTATCACTGAATTGAGCTTTGGTGGAGTAGAGGGTACTACCTCCTGAATAATGCTCTTGCCTTGAGATTAAAGAAACTTTAGAAACTGGGGTACTAGTCTTGAACTTCTTGGTCATAGCTTCTTCAGCCATGTCACCTAGAATGAGGCCTATTTCTGAATCAACCATGACCAAAATGTAAAACCCATCAACGGGTTCAGGACCAGTAGCATCATACTTGGCTTTGGAGAGATCCCAAATGATTTCCATCTTCGAACTTTCGGGGGATTCAAAGACTTTTGTGCCTTTCTTCTTGCGAAACAAGCGAGAATTGGTGTTGAGTTTGAAGGATGTTAAGGGATCATCACCAAACTTAATGCTCAAGCCTTGCGCATAGTGGTTCTTGCACCAGGTGACTGTGACCAAGAACTGCTTTTTAGTGGTGGAGAGAGTGATTTTGTAGAGACAAGTGACTGCATTTTGGACTGAAGGAGATAGACTTGGAGAAACACAAGCAGTGTTTGCATAGCTAGAACATGAAGGATGAGACAAATTTACTGCATTTTCACTAAAACAAGACAGTTTGTCTCTCATTGTAAAAGAACAGTTCTTCTGATtttgagagatagagagagagagatctgggGAGTTTTTGAGAAATGGGATCTGTCTTAAATGCTGTAAATGGGAACTTGAGAAGGAGATAATGAGAAAGAAGGTGAGGAAAGACAGGTTCTCTGTGTAAGAATTAAATATGATTCTGTGTCTATCTCACCTTAAATTTTGCATCTTATTTAgaggaaggaaggaaggaaaGGAGTGGAAGATTGAGACAGAGACCTTCAAGCTAGCCCTGTGTATCAGCTATGACAGTTCATACACGGTGACATAACAGAAAagaattcaaaagaaaaaagaagggaaagaaaGGTGGCTAACAAAGAAGTTGGACCTGGTCCGGTAGTAGCAGTAGCACCACCATCATCACTATTTGTGACAGGATCGTGGCTGCTTTTAATTCCTTTTACATCGGGTTGTGTGATATAGTATAAGAAGGGGGTTGTGTGATATAATATAAGAAGGGGGTTGTGAGTTGTAACTAACTATTTCATGCATCATATCTAGTTTATTAGCTTTTCACAAAATATTGTACTAGCTTGgtcaaaagtaaaaagaaaatattgtaCCAGTTTCATGCTAAAAGCTGATTCTTTACCCTAGAAGGGTAATTTTACAACCAGTTCATAACTgtgaaaaactcaaaaaccagACTTCAGGACTTAATTTGGAACCAATAATACATTTGAGATTTTGAGATATTTTAGAAAGCATCAAAAAACATAGTGGTCTACATTTGTTTCTATCTACAATCTACTGATTCTACTCCATGAAATCCAAATATACAAGATATGCACATTTCACACAAGTCAGGTGGTAAGAATTTTTTATGACATGCAATTTGGGAGAGTTCTGAATTGTTATCTTGGTGGATATATACGTGAGGGGGGATTAtatttttgtattctaaaatAAATTAATTCTTTTCAAGTAAAGATGATATGGGCATGCAGGAAGATGATTATGATAGTGAATGTTGACCCACAAAATAAATTTAGTTGTGTAGACCCAACAACTGCTGCTGCTCCCAACACCTATTATTGAAAGCAAGGTATAATTTCAAGTGGAATTtatgtgagtttttttttttaatttaatttttttttatgacatagTGTTTATGTGATTGAGCTACATAGTTTCCTTtatttcttctttgttcttatAATCTCTATTGACTAAACATTAAAACTTAATGACATAGTGTTTAGGAAGCAAGGAATATTTTAATGCGTGCTGCTCTATATGCTACATCCTTTTCTATTTATCAAGTGGTTGCGGTTGGGAAGAGAGATTTCGGGCATTTTAAATTAATGGGAGCCCCATCACATGAACCCTATTTATTGGTGAACAGCCCGCCCTCTATCACTCCTCCCTAAGTCtaaacaaatacaaaatttcATATAGATTTCAGAAATTGATTGCTTCAAACTTCTTCTTATGATTGCTACAGTGCTATGGATTTAATTAAGTGGCATTTAAGGGTATTAGTTAGAGAAAAGTGAACAAgctatgatttagactttgAAATTAAGGCTTATATGATTGAAAAGCTGAAAGAGAGCGGGGCTTTGATTAGAAAATGCTGGCACAAAATGCAGCTGATATTTTATCATTGTCCTAATTGCCCCATttaatgcattttttttagtgAAAGTATCAAATTAATCTCATTTAAATTCAGCTGAATTAGACGGAATAATACATTTTTGTGTAACTGTAGAAAAATAATGTCATGTCTGACAACTTCTCTAAAAATCTATATTATAGGGACTCAAATTAAAATctatataatttttcttatgtaATTCTGATGTTTACAATATTATATTATCTatataatattatttttttaaatttgataaTGTGAGCAAAAATTTTTGATGCAAATGAAGAGAATTTGTAGAGAGAAGAAAGATgatcatcaaaaacaaaatcatcaaaaaaaaagtccaaaaaatatatattattccATGTAATTTTAGAGTTTATTGTAAATATAGAGAATAAAACTTTCCCTATTTTATCTTTCTCTAAAATAGTttgttaaaatatatatatatatatatatatatatatatatatatttctctagAATAGGGATAAATGTAGGGAAATCCCACTAAACTGCGATATCATCGCACTTAAAAGAGGTCGCAGCCTCATTTCCACCTTCTTAAGCAACAACTTCTTTCAGCCTTTGAGTTGACAATCAAACACACCTTCCTTCTTTCAACTCATATCATGTTTGGGTTTTTTTCTTGCTTCCTAATGGATAACCAACCTTGCCACTTCTTGGTCACCTAAGTGAGAGACCACAAGCGTTCCATTGTCACTGGGAAATGCTAAGGCAGATACCATCACCACATCGTTCTCCACAATTGCCACTAAGTCCTATGGATTAGGAGATCTTGAATATtctaccctattacaactagaagAAGTAATCTTGTTTGGACCAAGCACACATATAAATTGGGTTTCCTTCAACATTGCAAAGATTTTGTTGAAATTAACCCTAAtcattttgtgaattgaataatgaaCTACAAATTTCGGGGGTGGGGGGgataaaaaagacaaaaaaaatagtaatatatTCATATctgggtggagaagataaagatcATTTTTATCCAATGAGTAACTAAGTAGCTTttgtattaattaattagttatgtatttagtttttcttacagatttagattttagaaaataagtatacttattagtcatttttcacttaataatataatttttcaataattcaaatatttatagaatgaattaagaaagaaaataataaagtagtAATAATCGCACTAAATTTCCTCAAATATGAAACCCTCATTCAAATCCACACTTATAAAAATTCAATAGGCATTAGGAATTAATGACTTGTATTAAGTACAGCTATGATGCATACCTACTTGTAAGCTATGGATGGACCCTATATATATGCTATTATCCTAGAGCATGTTCTTCATTATAGCTCAGGTACATCTCTTGAATGTGAAGGAGACTGAAAGTCCCCATGAAAATTACAGGAATGTCAGGATACTATTTCGTACCGTAATTTATTGACGTTCATTTTCCTACAATAAACTTATTTGTAGCCTTTTTAAGTTTGTTACAT
It encodes:
- the LOC112166382 gene encoding uncharacterized protein LOC112166382, coding for MRDKLSCFSENAVNLSHPSCSSYANTACVSPSLSPSVQNAVTCLYKITLSTTKKQFLVTVTWCKNHYAQGLSIKFGDDPLTSFKLNTNSRLFRKKKGTKVFESPESSKMEIIWDLSKAKYDATGPEPVDGFYILVMVDSEIGLILGDMAEEAMTKKFKTSTPVSKVSLISRQEHYSGGSTLYSTKAQFSDTGISHNIVIRCSGENEGLKHPVLSVSIDTKTVIRVKRLQWNFRGNQTIFVDGLLVDLMWDVHDWFFNNPSSRYAVFMFRTRSGMDSRLWLEEKMVQKEQEKVEFSLLIYACKSS